In Vicinamibacteria bacterium, the following proteins share a genomic window:
- a CDS encoding BlaI/MecI/CopY family transcriptional regulator: MVSPPRPTPAELEILRLLWEHGPSTVREVQERMEQHRPTGYTTALKLLQIMTEKNLVRRDETARAHVYTPRAPEDQTQRQLVHDLLDRAFGGSATKLVMHALSARQTSREELARIREMLDRLEGGGE, encoded by the coding sequence ATGGTCTCACCTCCGCGCCCAACGCCGGCCGAGTTGGAAATCCTGCGTTTGCTCTGGGAACACGGGCCCAGCACGGTGCGCGAGGTCCAGGAACGCATGGAGCAGCACCGCCCCACGGGCTATACCACGGCGCTCAAGCTGCTCCAGATCATGACAGAGAAGAACTTGGTCCGACGGGACGAAACCGCGCGCGCCCACGTTTACACGCCGCGGGCTCCCGAAGACCAAACGCAGCGGCAGCTCGTGCACGACCTGCTTGACCGGGCGTTCGGCGGCTCGGCGACCAAGCTGGTCATGCACGCGCTCTCGGCGCGACAAACGTCGCGCGAGGAACTGGCGCGTATCCGGGAGATGCTCGATCGGCTCGAGGGAGGTGGAGAATGA
- a CDS encoding M56 family metallopeptidase, which yields MIRALGWSLLHFVWQGAAAAALLGSLNLLWRRSAPQVRYLLATATLLLMLLLPALTFWLMRASTDPVGPMADAGNPVGKWSPWAFSTLGSTNAPRSATAGLNRRIEPLLPTCVVLWGVGVLALSLRTVGGWALVQRLRRSRLTRPTPVSEGTLERLLGALRVSAPVRLYESALVQVPTVIGWLRPIILLPASAVIGLSPTQLELILAHELAHIRRRDYLVNLLQAAVETLLFYHPAVWWVSHRMRIEREHCCDDLAVAAGGDAARYARALADLEGLCSAPALAMAATGGSLWDRIARLVGPPQHLSRASRGLATVLTLTVLGLALGVGSSLLCGPSTLKATFAASTLSDDHPSQPATSEDPSAPATAAALEEPPQGAPAPEPKPKPRPAPVPRAAPRAFPLERVLELARAGVTPEYIDAMDALGYPSLTADQLIALRSQGVGPEYIRDLAGEGYKSLSPDQLISLRAQGVSARYVRGLKEQGITGLSISNLLELRAQGVSPEYVAEMKGAGYEELSVSRLIALRSQGVSGRLAAELKALGYDKLPLSKLIALRSQGVSPTYIREMAGLGYPGLDLPVLLGLRTQGVTPEYVRELKEAGYEDLPAGMLIELRSHGVTPAFIRELKEAGFNKLRPEELIELRNSGLRGGLLKRLKSLQQPGGVQP from the coding sequence ATGATCCGGGCCCTTGGCTGGAGCCTTCTACATTTCGTCTGGCAGGGAGCCGCGGCCGCGGCCTTGCTGGGGAGCCTGAACCTCCTCTGGCGACGCTCGGCGCCCCAAGTCCGGTATCTGCTCGCTACCGCGACACTCCTTCTCATGCTGCTCCTCCCGGCCCTGACGTTCTGGCTCATGCGCGCCTCCACGGACCCCGTTGGGCCCATGGCGGACGCGGGGAACCCGGTGGGGAAGTGGTCGCCCTGGGCGTTCTCGACCCTGGGATCGACAAACGCGCCGCGCTCAGCGACCGCGGGACTGAACCGGCGGATCGAACCGCTGCTCCCCACCTGCGTGGTCCTCTGGGGGGTGGGCGTTCTCGCCCTTTCCTTACGAACGGTCGGTGGTTGGGCATTGGTGCAGCGCCTCCGGCGCTCCCGGCTCACGAGGCCGACACCGGTGAGCGAGGGGACGCTGGAGCGGCTACTTGGGGCCCTGCGGGTCTCGGCCCCCGTGCGCCTGTACGAGTCCGCCCTTGTCCAGGTGCCCACGGTCATCGGGTGGCTGCGGCCAATCATTCTCCTGCCCGCCTCCGCCGTGATCGGACTGTCGCCGACCCAACTCGAGCTGATCCTCGCCCACGAGCTCGCCCACATCCGCCGCCGTGACTACTTGGTCAACTTGCTCCAGGCCGCGGTGGAGACCCTTCTCTTCTACCATCCGGCCGTCTGGTGGGTTTCCCACCGCATGCGAATCGAACGCGAGCACTGCTGCGACGACCTCGCGGTGGCGGCGGGCGGGGACGCGGCCCGCTACGCGCGGGCTCTGGCCGACCTGGAGGGGCTCTGCTCCGCGCCCGCGTTGGCGATGGCCGCCACGGGCGGTTCGCTCTGGGACCGGATCGCGCGGCTGGTGGGCCCGCCGCAACATCTGTCGCGAGCGTCGCGCGGCCTCGCCACGGTGCTGACTCTGACCGTGCTCGGCCTCGCCCTCGGGGTCGGGTCGTCGCTCCTGTGTGGTCCCTCGACCCTTAAGGCGACGTTCGCCGCGTCGACCCTATCCGACGATCATCCCTCCCAGCCGGCCACGTCGGAGGATCCCTCTGCTCCGGCGACCGCGGCCGCGCTCGAGGAGCCTCCGCAGGGGGCGCCCGCACCGGAGCCGAAGCCGAAACCACGCCCCGCACCGGTGCCCCGCGCCGCCCCGCGCGCCTTCCCGCTGGAACGCGTCCTCGAGCTGGCCCGCGCCGGCGTCACCCCCGAATACATTGACGCCATGGACGCCCTCGGCTACCCGTCGCTCACCGCCGATCAGCTCATCGCCCTGCGGTCACAGGGGGTCGGTCCCGAATACATCCGCGACCTCGCCGGCGAGGGATACAAGAGCCTTTCGCCGGATCAACTCATCTCGCTCCGCGCGCAGGGAGTCTCCGCTCGCTACGTGCGCGGGCTCAAGGAGCAGGGAATCACCGGCCTCTCAATTTCTAACCTTCTCGAGCTGCGCGCCCAGGGCGTCTCGCCGGAGTACGTGGCGGAGATGAAGGGGGCTGGGTACGAGGAGCTGTCGGTGTCCAGACTCATCGCCCTGCGCAGCCAGGGAGTAAGCGGCCGGCTTGCCGCCGAGCTGAAGGCGCTCGGCTATGACAAGCTGCCCCTGTCCAAGCTGATCGCGCTGCGGAGCCAGGGGGTGAGCCCCACCTATATTCGCGAGATGGCTGGCCTGGGCTACCCCGGGCTCGACTTGCCGGTGTTGCTGGGACTCCGCACTCAGGGGGTCACGCCCGAGTACGTGCGCGAGCTTAAGGAGGCGGGATACGAGGACCTCCCGGCCGGCATGCTCATTGAGCTCCGGTCGCATGGGGTCACGCCTGCGTTCATCCGTGAACTGAAGGAGGCCGGCTTCAACAAGCTACGGCCCGAGGAGCTGATCGAGCTCCGCAACAGCGGGTTACGCGGCGGGCTGCTCAAGCGGCTTAAGAGCCTGCAGCAACCGGGGGGGGTACAGCCATGA